Proteins from a genomic interval of Rhizobium rhododendri:
- a CDS encoding AMP-binding enzyme, which yields MRASTAGSWSEDLSMGRDDNAGLGLDSLEMMMVGSAINEMFHLYEGEQDLDPTAMDTFGDWLDAIEAAWADGVSKMTFLTSGSTGLPKRCVHGAAVLNGEAGFFAGLFTSRRRIIALAPAHHIYGCLLTAFLADRLSVDVISGATSSPRFLNNGLLPGDLVVSFPDRWAAIDRTVSTWVADVEGVVSTAPCPAPLMTSLIDRGLGGMTELYGSSETAGIGWRRHPSDRYTLMPHWSFENDRGEVAAGVRLRGLDGAVHDVPDTIERITDRAFTVGSRRDGAVQIGGINVWPQRIAAVLEQHPKVQAASVRVAQMPAGARLKAFVVPVSSCAEEELSSDLETWCRQRLSEVECPRIWTFGATLPVNEFGKAADWRN from the coding sequence GTGAGAGCCTCCACTGCGGGGTCATGGTCCGAGGACCTGTCCATGGGGCGCGACGACAACGCAGGCCTTGGCTTGGATTCGCTGGAAATGATGATGGTCGGGTCTGCCATCAACGAGATGTTTCACCTCTACGAAGGCGAGCAGGATCTCGATCCGACCGCAATGGACACGTTCGGCGATTGGCTCGATGCTATCGAGGCCGCCTGGGCGGACGGTGTTTCGAAGATGACCTTCCTGACGTCGGGCTCGACAGGCCTGCCGAAGAGATGCGTGCATGGCGCTGCTGTGCTGAACGGGGAGGCTGGATTTTTTGCCGGCCTTTTCACCTCGCGCCGCCGCATCATTGCGCTTGCACCGGCACATCACATCTACGGTTGCCTGCTGACTGCCTTCCTCGCCGACCGGCTTTCTGTGGATGTCATCTCCGGCGCGACCTCATCTCCACGATTTCTGAACAACGGGCTGTTGCCGGGAGACCTTGTCGTCTCCTTCCCAGACAGGTGGGCGGCAATCGATCGCACTGTCTCCACCTGGGTCGCCGACGTCGAAGGTGTCGTGTCTACCGCGCCATGCCCCGCTCCGCTGATGACGTCCCTGATCGATCGCGGGCTTGGCGGCATGACCGAACTCTACGGATCGAGCGAGACGGCGGGGATCGGCTGGCGCCGGCATCCATCCGACCGATACACCTTGATGCCGCACTGGAGTTTCGAAAATGACCGCGGGGAAGTCGCTGCGGGCGTGAGGCTGCGCGGTTTGGACGGAGCGGTCCATGATGTTCCCGACACCATCGAGAGGATAACCGACCGGGCGTTTACCGTCGGCAGCAGGCGCGATGGCGCCGTTCAGATCGGTGGAATAAATGTCTGGCCGCAGCGTATCGCGGCCGTGCTGGAGCAGCATCCCAAGGTACAGGCGGCGTCGGTGCGCGTCGCGCAGATGCCGGCCGGCGCTCGCCTGAAGGCGTTCGTCGTCCCCGTTTCGAGCTGTGCCGAAGAGGAACTTTCATCCGATCTCGAGACGTGGTGCAGGCAGCGGCTTTCAGAAGTGGAATGCCCACGCATCTGGACGTTCGGCGCCACGCTGCCCGTTAATGAATTCGGCAAGGCGGCGGACTGGCGCAACTAG
- a CDS encoding efflux transporter outer membrane subunit — translation MIFPRAASPAILLLLAGCVSGPDHKPPVMPLPPTFSEGTTKANEDIAGRQWWSAYHDKKLESLVATGLAQNVSILSSIEATVAAQGDVTVAGAGALPSLSADGSNTTSGEKGKLRTQLATTNSTAGDLTASWLLDLFGQYRRAREGALDSLDAAYATVDVTRLTYLQDLVTSYINARYYQARISIAADSLASRRKTLELTKFQMVAGAASRLDVVQAEGLVNSTLSEAPGLEISYRQQVHHIATLLNMPPATVIADMRSGGRQPVFRGNVATGVPADLIRNRPDIRKAERDLAAATAQIGVAEAKLYPSISLSGSISPSYVTSSGSHGSLTSWSFGPTLNLPILDGGSLRANVKIAESNARADYLTWKSTVLTAVEDVENALSAVRRDAQTISALRAQVNSYQEALQLSTDSYKDGASSLLNVIDAQLSLATAKESLAAAIQQSATDYVSLNVAIGAGYAGTDKGPRT, via the coding sequence ATGATTTTTCCCCGCGCGGCCTCCCCCGCCATCCTCCTTCTCCTCGCCGGCTGCGTGAGCGGTCCTGATCACAAGCCGCCGGTGATGCCGCTGCCTCCTACTTTCTCGGAAGGGACCACGAAGGCCAACGAAGACATCGCCGGCCGCCAGTGGTGGTCGGCCTATCACGACAAGAAGCTCGAGAGCCTTGTCGCCACCGGCCTCGCCCAGAACGTATCGATCCTGTCGTCGATCGAGGCCACGGTCGCCGCCCAGGGCGACGTCACGGTTGCCGGTGCCGGCGCCCTTCCCAGCCTTTCGGCCGATGGGTCGAACACCACCAGCGGCGAAAAAGGCAAGCTACGCACCCAGCTGGCCACCACGAACTCGACTGCCGGCGACCTGACGGCATCCTGGTTGCTCGATCTTTTCGGCCAGTATCGCCGCGCCCGCGAAGGGGCACTCGACTCGCTCGACGCCGCCTACGCCACGGTCGACGTCACGCGGCTGACCTATCTCCAGGATCTGGTGACAAGCTATATCAATGCCCGCTATTATCAGGCGCGCATTTCCATCGCTGCCGATAGTCTCGCCTCCCGCCGCAAGACGCTGGAGCTGACAAAGTTCCAGATGGTTGCGGGAGCGGCCTCGCGCCTGGACGTGGTACAGGCCGAAGGTCTCGTCAATTCGACGCTTTCCGAAGCGCCGGGCCTCGAAATCAGCTACCGACAGCAGGTCCATCACATCGCGACATTGCTGAACATGCCCCCGGCAACCGTCATTGCCGACATGCGCAGTGGGGGCAGGCAACCTGTCTTCCGCGGCAATGTCGCCACCGGCGTTCCCGCCGACCTCATCCGCAACCGCCCGGACATCCGTAAGGCAGAACGGGACCTCGCAGCAGCGACGGCCCAGATCGGCGTCGCCGAAGCCAAGCTCTATCCGAGCATCTCGCTCAGCGGCTCGATTTCGCCCTCCTATGTCACATCCAGCGGATCGCATGGCAGCCTGACCTCATGGTCGTTCGGGCCGACGCTCAATCTTCCGATCCTCGACGGCGGTTCGCTACGCGCCAATGTCAAGATCGCCGAATCCAACGCTCGAGCCGACTATTTGACATGGAAGTCCACCGTGCTGACCGCCGTCGAAGACGTGGAGAATGCACTTTCGGCTGTTCGTCGCGATGCACAGACGATCTCCGCCCTGCGTGCCCAGGTCAATTCCTACCAGGAGGCCCTGCAACTCTCGACCGATAGCTATAAGGACGGCGCGTCGTCTCTGTTGAACGTCATCGACGCCCAGCTTTCGCTTGCGACCGCAAAGGAAAGCCTGGCTGCCGCAATCCAGCAGAGCGCCACCGATTACGTGTCTTTGAACGTTGCAATCGGCGCGGGATATGCGGGTACCGACAAGGGCCCGCGGACATAG
- a CDS encoding efflux RND transporter periplasmic adaptor subunit, which translates to MKSVFSIALLASAAAVLCSCDKQQSSEAKPKLVETVVASTAPIAASNSITGEIDARVQSDLSFRVSGQIIERLVDVGSAVKAGQVLARIDPAEQKADLAVAKATLESAQAVETQAQLAYQRQLNLFKTQVTTKASLDQAQETLLTAQGTTKSDQASLETAQDALSYTELRADSDGVITARNAEVGQVAQAASAVFTLAHDGPRDAVFNVYESLFLKNKPVDKVTITLLSDPTRHVEASIREISPTIDSTTGTIKVKVGLENAPTMPLGAPVAGTFRSQAEPMIELPWSAMASKAGHTAVWVVDPASSKVSIRPVDVSTYGTGKFGVIKGVAPGDIIVVDGTKFLRPDQVVSYGKGAAQ; encoded by the coding sequence ATGAAAAGCGTTTTTAGCATCGCGCTGCTGGCTTCGGCTGCCGCCGTGCTGTGCTCCTGCGACAAACAGCAGAGCAGCGAGGCCAAACCGAAGCTGGTGGAGACGGTCGTCGCTTCAACCGCGCCAATTGCTGCGAGCAATTCCATTACCGGCGAGATAGACGCACGCGTCCAGAGCGACCTTTCGTTCCGGGTGAGCGGACAGATTATCGAGCGGCTCGTCGACGTCGGTTCGGCCGTCAAGGCTGGACAGGTTTTGGCAAGGATCGATCCCGCCGAGCAGAAGGCCGATCTGGCGGTGGCAAAGGCCACCCTTGAATCGGCGCAGGCCGTAGAGACGCAAGCTCAGCTCGCCTACCAGCGCCAGCTCAACCTCTTCAAGACGCAGGTGACCACCAAGGCCTCGCTCGACCAGGCGCAGGAGACGCTACTGACGGCACAGGGGACCACCAAGTCCGACCAGGCCTCGCTCGAGACAGCGCAGGACGCTCTCTCCTATACAGAGTTGCGGGCTGACTCCGATGGCGTGATCACCGCAAGGAATGCCGAAGTTGGTCAGGTCGCCCAGGCAGCATCCGCGGTCTTCACGCTTGCCCATGACGGGCCGCGCGATGCCGTGTTCAACGTCTACGAGTCGCTTTTCCTGAAGAACAAGCCCGTCGACAAGGTCACCATCACGCTGCTCTCCGACCCGACCCGCCATGTCGAGGCATCGATACGCGAGATCTCGCCGACGATCGATTCCACGACGGGGACCATCAAGGTCAAGGTTGGCCTCGAAAATGCTCCGACGATGCCACTGGGAGCACCGGTTGCAGGAACGTTCCGCTCACAGGCCGAGCCGATGATCGAGCTTCCATGGTCTGCAATGGCCTCCAAGGCCGGGCATACGGCTGTCTGGGTGGTCGACCCCGCATCCTCGAAAGTTTCCATCCGTCCCGTCGATGTCTCCACTTATGGAACGGGGAAATTCGGCGTCATCAAGGGCGTCGCGCCCGGCGACATCATCGTCGTCGATGGCACCAAGTTCCTGCGTCCCGACCAGGTCGTTTCCTACGGTAAAGGCGCCGCCCAATGA
- a CDS encoding TetR/AcrR family transcriptional regulator has translation MTNEVKITRAEQKARRPKQILDAAFEEFVERGYVATRVEDIAERVGVTKGTIYVYFETKEELFSAMINHISTPFEDILTSGRKLEGNCENRLRTLIEILYDNFLGSRRMRELLRFVIAEGTRFPHVIDENHRRFIEPLISFAQSIIDEGQRNGEFKTGPASTAEVVMSPIMLAMVFRLIFDDRRAFDRETSLAAHFDMIFNGLLPR, from the coding sequence ATGACTAATGAAGTAAAAATCACCCGTGCCGAGCAAAAAGCACGGCGGCCGAAGCAAATTCTCGATGCTGCTTTCGAAGAGTTTGTCGAGCGCGGCTATGTTGCGACGCGGGTTGAAGACATTGCGGAACGCGTCGGAGTTACGAAGGGGACGATATACGTCTATTTTGAAACGAAGGAGGAGTTGTTCTCAGCCATGATCAACCACATCTCCACGCCTTTTGAAGATATACTGACAAGCGGTAGGAAGCTCGAGGGAAACTGTGAAAATCGCCTGCGGACGCTGATCGAGATCCTCTACGACAATTTTCTCGGGAGCCGGCGGATGCGGGAACTCCTGCGCTTTGTGATTGCAGAAGGCACGCGCTTTCCCCACGTGATCGACGAGAATCACAGGCGGTTCATCGAACCGCTGATAAGCTTTGCCCAGTCCATCATCGATGAGGGCCAGCGCAACGGCGAGTTCAAGACCGGACCTGCCTCGACGGCCGAAGTCGTGATGTCTCCCATCATGCTGGCCATGGTTTTCAGGCTGATCTTCGACGATCGACGCGCATTCGACAGGGAGACCTCTCTCGCGGCGCATTTCGACATGATTTTCAACGGATTGCTGCCCCGCTAA